From Mus musculus strain C57BL/6J chromosome 8, GRCm38.p6 C57BL/6J, a single genomic window includes:
- the Necab2 gene encoding N-terminal EF-hand calcium-binding protein 2 isoform X2: MGDYEDVLASLETLNHSVLKAMGYTKKVYEGGSNVDQFVTRFLLKETANQIQSLLSSVESAVEAIEEQTSQIRQDHCKPSHAVNESRYGGPTPPYIPNHKLVAPEPMKSLPVATGEPKEDGLEGQISRLAELIGRLESKTLSFDLQQRLSDEEGTNMHLQLVRQEMAVCPEQLSEFLDSLRQYLRSTAEERNCFHVAAVRMADGLTFVIYEFWETEEEWKRHLQSPVCKAFRHVKVDTLSQPEALSQISVPAAWCTSGRD; this comes from the exons ATGGGAGACTATGAAGATGTCCTGGCCTCCCTGGAGACTTTGAACCACTCAGTCCTGAAGGCCATGGGCTACACTAAGAAG GTGTATGAAGGTGGGAGCAATGTGGACCAGTTTGTGACACGCTTCCTTCTGAAGGAGACAGCCAATCAGATCCAGTCGCTGCTCAGCTCTGTGGAAAGTGCTGTAGAAGCCATCGAAGAACAGACCAGCCAGATCCG ACAGGACCACTGCAAACCCAGCCATGCCGTCAACGAGAGCCGCTACGGAGGCCCTACTCCTCCCTACATCCCCAACCACAAGCTTGTGGCCCCGGAGCCGATGAAGAGCCTGCCTGTGG CCACAGGGGAGCCAAAGGAGGATGGGCTGGAGGGCCAGATAAGCCGGTTGGCAGAGCTGATTGGGAGACTGGAGAGCAAG ACCCTCTCGTTTGACCTGCAACAGCGCCTCTCGGATGAAGAAGGCACCAACATG CACCTGCAGCTGGTCCGGCAGGAAATGGCCGTGTGCCCTGAGCAGCTGAGTGAGTTCTTGGATTCCCTGAGACAGTACCTCCGGAGCACGGCTGAAGAAAGGAACTGCTTCCA TGTTGCCGCAGTGAGGATGGCAGATGGCCTAACCTTCGTCATCTACGAgttctgggagacagaggaggagtggaAGAG GCACCTGCAGAGCCCTGTGTGCAAGGCCTTCCGACACGTCAAGGTTGACACGCTGAGCCAGCCTGAAGCACTCTCCCAGATCTCCGTGCCAG CTGCCTGGTGCACCTCTGGCCGAGACTGA
- the Necab2 gene encoding N-terminal EF-hand calcium-binding protein 2 isoform X1: protein MQSHVDTKELCDYFVEHMGDYEDVLASLETLNHSVLKAMGYTKKVYEGGSNVDQFVTRFLLKETANQIQSLLSSVESAVEAIEEQTSQIRQDHCKPSHAVNESRYGGPTPPYIPNHKLVAPEPMKSLPVATGEPKEDGLEGQISRLAELIGRLESKTLSFDLQQRLSDEEGTNMHLQLVRQEMAVCPEQLSEFLDSLRQYLRSTAEERNCFHVAAVRMADGLTFVIYEFWETEEEWKRHLQSPVCKAFRHVKVDTLSQPEALSQISVPAAWCTSGRD, encoded by the exons ATGCAGAG CCACGTGGACACCAAGGAACTGTGTG ACTACTTTGTGGAGCACATGGGAGACTATGAAGATGTCCTGGCCTCCCTGGAGACTTTGAACCACTCAGTCCTGAAGGCCATGGGCTACACTAAGAAG GTGTATGAAGGTGGGAGCAATGTGGACCAGTTTGTGACACGCTTCCTTCTGAAGGAGACAGCCAATCAGATCCAGTCGCTGCTCAGCTCTGTGGAAAGTGCTGTAGAAGCCATCGAAGAACAGACCAGCCAGATCCG ACAGGACCACTGCAAACCCAGCCATGCCGTCAACGAGAGCCGCTACGGAGGCCCTACTCCTCCCTACATCCCCAACCACAAGCTTGTGGCCCCGGAGCCGATGAAGAGCCTGCCTGTGG CCACAGGGGAGCCAAAGGAGGATGGGCTGGAGGGCCAGATAAGCCGGTTGGCAGAGCTGATTGGGAGACTGGAGAGCAAG ACCCTCTCGTTTGACCTGCAACAGCGCCTCTCGGATGAAGAAGGCACCAACATG CACCTGCAGCTGGTCCGGCAGGAAATGGCCGTGTGCCCTGAGCAGCTGAGTGAGTTCTTGGATTCCCTGAGACAGTACCTCCGGAGCACGGCTGAAGAAAGGAACTGCTTCCA TGTTGCCGCAGTGAGGATGGCAGATGGCCTAACCTTCGTCATCTACGAgttctgggagacagaggaggagtggaAGAG GCACCTGCAGAGCCCTGTGTGCAAGGCCTTCCGACACGTCAAGGTTGACACGCTGAGCCAGCCTGAAGCACTCTCCCAGATCTCCGTGCCAG CTGCCTGGTGCACCTCTGGCCGAGACTGA